In Leishmania braziliensis MHOM/BR/75/M2904 complete genome, chromosome 23, one genomic interval encodes:
- a CDS encoding putative DNA polymerase theta (helicase domain only): MRRSMMTTRGFHAPRPSGSHEPLADNTVSSSNSAAPPPPSVSTSCKASARGSATAGVSSSPRRRSSDGGRKTSATTAATGDTAVGPVNTTISPKGGCFSSLQAPRGLLSGHFSANHRRRISRRDAQAIPPASASTAATAARVPADTTTVVTAAAEHAAVPTSRDDRAATLGSGDTSLRCKRPRSPFLDDSDVGGTHDGDEATSPRSRATSTRSNSVGDKSDDATSLAQLRISRLPTARRFSTSHTPRTVFYPPSSERPVEFLRSSHDADGDGTMGAPESVLEPRVSSAPLAAGVHVTSEHTLHVHPWGSETAVLGGTGAGDALTLAPTTGTLWVPGSNPAVCVDREQCSSTTPVSEHPMTPLSAVMTAPRTTPSSTQSGERFLSVLQCQRRNDATALTTVPPSLPSLSLPYRSSCCTSASQLVSSAPPAVPSISKAAPSAPPSLSLPLLPCGPTSPLPAVPQLRVCNFDAPSFSSPRLERAVPLPSPSFVGGTLSPAIGLMPGQAGTFAAAAAAGGSEHQSLLSLAPPASVLDKLTCVPQQQEQQAPMIPFYALAAAEEAEREECDEVLEREMVEDLRMSTDIAFTPSVTGSGAPPLFSQSSMIQEEEEQATEEGGEAAVCMMRGRAVVAERADDNSGLHSGLMLSGQEGDACPVFRSQDDAAGQLIAGSPLSPRPVVTGTFDQHALLSCGGCGGGTSATDLSGVTPLSSSAGMFSPFTGPPSALSTWPIREATPPRFPAVSASGAGLLPLSAAASGGSGDLGVEGLGRGRHRTMFSFSSLRAGTAAASPLPGPLAVPPACLLQSPVETAADGLRANSRDVVVPAAERATPAVRLPSSEACTTAQPPDQRLPLTLEAARVSTPRDSLPLLVVCAGAKGEECIAQGASPTGIVAPTSTPLPWSDTLAPATGFPTLSSSCSTVPPLSDSYAAALPCLAAASGSSSATALPARPGRTCFTLHSVESVTATSSFSATATAVAKPTTAAAVAFTGAVPPGHTEAAYLPSVSCSTGSYSAELQQLPRRCSVPPRGTAVLADSAEGATDATPSGATRVLSSMESSDTTVCAQKSVTKAHPMLLRPMDSVPATVAVHRTPSASTSEEAMGNRGNFTLQQSQLPLPTAAVTERQQLWSSYNNNHPPASFTVTTVSPFVDRMNAEVPSAMAPQSAEAPTVHDETAQSHLRESKGMLFSSPLSPSQLPSLSLPRPTAAADDPAELFYDLPREVGHFYATRRSITSLYDWQHDLLTLPEVRQGGSFVYSLPTSGGKSLVAELSLLRCVLNRRKSCFLVLPFVSLAEEKTMALQPLTAAFDFNVDGHYGSSGRFPLCQAPAIYVCTIEKANSLLNHMLEEGRTEEIGAVVVDELHMVGEPRRGGTLELFLSKVLVINAMRQRQRDFVAAPASQGRQSACDTAPGRPEELEGVEENLHETAVLTGISRAAVDPGPLQIIGMSATVPNLRTIAEWLRAVCFECNFRPVPLRAYSVVCGLVLRDGHHNERNLSGSSTTQHLLELATEVPDASVLIFCASRQQCVDTARGIVNYLKAQAIASQKMPSAVMAGCSDVTVEAQHVSALGVPFSSLMKGQAPAAAVAAVPPQASPAIKSLLADLEALTHYEASQLSEVIPFGVAFHHGGLLAEERDLIETAFRRNHIRILCCTSTLAAGVNLPARRVIIKTPYVGREFLTKSRYLQMCGRAGRAGSNTYGESFLLLSSRDQARGHALMHACVEPCCSQLLEDNQTFTRSLLECVGVGLVVDRQSACQWSESLLSRWAVGPVDTVWQPFIAAAATSSASASSKGASPTAAANGMRGSAADLFHASQLVYDDDNVAAQSSEGSRSAPAPPAPLPSQSASPSLPSLPCVPPAAMNAMVRASLATLARCGFIRIVDARSDSSSGSGNDIRSVTDTRADGSGSTATGAAAEKTSGSASSAALEALLSRVFDDSHADASAETHNACHVQVLVTPFGSSSVRSCFSIEEALLLRDELDELCHTGLILSDDLHLCYFLTPLREVGKCDWELLRLMMSRMSDSRQRIASLLGVDAFFVDQQAMGLGGPLEATDEGRRRLFTAKRFYVALMLADVLAEVPMATVEQRYDVSRGQLQNLMRSASMFSSSITSFCHAMEWFSLEAVLSSFVKRLGFGVKPDLLPLMEVRGMQPPRARALWNAGFKRLATIAAADAEDMVSKVKAMNPKDSKTAKFFTKRSALMTIREANLALQSQIQEKKGELQELAVRWGGGGVGLRGVR; the protein is encoded by the coding sequence atgcggcgcagcatgATGACCACACGGGGGTTTCACGCCCCACGGCCCAGCGGTAGCCACGAGCCACTAGCAGACAACACTGTCTCGTCATCAAACTCAgctgccccacccccaccaTCCGTATCGACGTCTTGCAAGGCGTCAGCACGCGGTTCAGCTACAGCGGGggtctcctcttctccccggCGTAGGAGCAGTGATGGCGGCAGGAAGAcgtctgccaccaccgctgctacAGGTGACACTGCTGTTGGTCCTGTTAACACCACGATCAGTCCGAAGGGCGGCTGCTTCTCATCCCTCCAGGCGCCACGCGGACTGCTGAGCGGCCACTTCAGTGCTAATCATCGGCGGCGCATATCACGGCGAGATGCTCAAGCTATACCGCCTGCTAGTGCGAGCACCGCCGCAACCGCAGCGAGAGTCCCAGCAGATACCACTACAGTAgtcacagcagctgcagaacaCGCGGCCGTGCCCACGAGCAGAGATGATAGAGCCGCCACGCTTGGCAGTGGTGACACGTCTCTGCGGTGCAAGCGGCCTCGCTCACCCTTCCTCGACGACTCCGATGTCGGTGGTACACACGACGGAGACGAAGCGACGAGCCCACGCAGCCGTGCGACTTCTACTCGAAGCAACAGCGTGGGAGACAAGAGCGacgacgccacgtcgctggcacagctgcgcatttCACGGCTTCCTACTGCGCGGCGCTTTTCCACCTCGCACACCCCTCGGACCGTCTTCTACCCTCCCTCTTCAGAGCGGCCTGTGGAGTTCTTGCGGAGCTCACACGATGCTGATGGTGACGGCACCATGGGTGCCCCTGAATCTGTGCTGGAGCCGAGAGTGTCAAGTGCGCCCCTCGCTGCTGGCGTCCACGTGACCTCTGAGCACACATTGCACGTACATCCTTGGGGCTCAGAGACCGCTGTTCTAGGGGGGACTGGCGCGGGCGACGCACTCACACTGGCGCCGACCACGGGCACTCTGTGGGTCCCTGGGTCCAACCCAGCAGTGTGCGTGGACAGggagcagtgcagcagcaccaccccaGTGTCAGAGCACCCCATGACTCCCTTGTCTGCAGTGATGACCGCACCGAGAACAACGCCATCGTCAACGCAGTCTGGAGAGCGCTTTTTGTCGGTATTGCAGTGCCAGCGACGCAACGACGCCACGGCGCTCACCACCGTCCCTCCCTCGCTACCTtcactgtcgctgccgtaccGATCGTCATGCTGCACCAGTGCATCTCAGCTGGTCTCATCGGCTCCGCCTGCCGTGCCGAGCATATCAAAGGCCGCACCAtctgctcctccatcactctccctgccactgctgccctgCGGCCCCACCTCTCCATTGCCcgcggtgccgcagctccgTGTGTGCAATTTTGACGCaccgtctttctcttccccgcGTCTCGAGCGTGCCGTGCCGCTTCCATCGCCGTCGTTTGTCGGCGGTACTCTGTCGCCTGCAATCGGCTTGATGCCGGGACAGGCGGGGAcctttgccgctgctgcagctgctggcggaaGCGAGCATCAGTCGCTGTTGTCTCTGGCACCGCCAGCCTCCGTGCTCGACAAGCTGACGTGtgtgccacagcagcaggagcaacaAGCGCCGATGATCCCCTTTTAtgcactcgctgctgcggaggaagccgagagagaggagtgcgACGAGGTGCTTGAGCGTGAGATGGTCGAGGATCTGCGCATGTCCACGGATATTGCCTTCACCCCGTCCGTCACCGGTAGTGGCGCCCCGCCGCTCTTTTCGCAGTCGTCCATGATccaagaggaagaggagcaagcgacggaggagggcggtgaggcggcggtATGTATGATGAGAGGccgtgctgtggtggcggagcGTGCAGACGACAATAGCGGGCTACACTCTGGCTTAATGTTAAGCGGCCAGGAGGGAGACGCATGCCCTGTCTTCCGTTCCCAAGACGATGCAGCTGGGCAGCTGATCGCTGGGTCACCGTTGTCTCCGCGCCCTGTAGTTACAGGAACGTTCGACCAACATGCATTGCTCAGctgtggcggctgcggcggtggcacttCTGCAACTGATTTGAGTGGCGTGACCCCACTGAGCTCGTCGGCAGGGATGTTCAGTCCCTTCACCGGCCCGCCGTCTGCGCTGTCGACGTGGCCGATTCGTGAGGCCACACCGCCACGTTTTCCAGCGGTGTCTGCGTCTGGCGCAGgactgctgccgctcagcGCTGCGGCTTCTGGCGGGAGTGGAGACCTGGGCGTTGAGGGGTTGGGACGTGGACGTCATCGCACGATGTTTTCGTTTAGCTCGCTGCGTGctggcaccgcagctgcttcaccaCTACCCGGTCCCCTTGCTGTGCCGCCGGCATGCTTGCTGCAATCACCAGTAGAGACGGCAGCGGATGGACTGCGTGCGAACTCTCGAGATGTCGTCGTCCCTGCGGCTGAGCGTGCTACACCAGCAGTCCGCTTGCCGTCCTCGGAAGCCTGTACTACAGCGCAACCACCTGAtcagcggctgccgctgacgtTGGAGGCGGCGCGTGTGAGCACTCCGCGCGAttctctgccgctgctggtggtcTGTGCAGGTGCAAAGGGCGAGGAGTGCATTGCTCAGGGTGCTTCCCCTACAGGGATTGTGGCACCAACCTCGACGCCGCTTCCGTGGAGCGACACGCTGGCCCCTGCGACTGGATTCCCGACTCTATCGTCGTCTTGCAGCACGgtgcctcccctctccgaCTCGTAcgccgctgcactgccgtgcCTTGCCGCTGCTTCCGGCAGCAGTAGCGCCACTGCTTTGCCGGCACGCCCTGGCCGCACGTGTTTCACGCTGCACTCCGTTGAGTCAGTGACAGCGACAtcttctttctctgccaccgccaccgcagtaGCAAAGCCAAcgactgcggcagcggtcGCGTTTACTGGCGCGGTGCCACCAGGGCACACAGAGGCGGCCTATCTACCAAGCGTGAGCTGTTCCACCGGGAGCTACTCTgccgagctgcagcagctgccgagACGCTGTTCTGTGCCACCGCGGGGAACAGCGGTACTGGCGGACTCTGCGGAGGGTGCGACTGACGCGACACCAAGCGGTGCGACAAGAGTGCTCAGCTCTATGGAGAGCAGTGATACAACTGTGTGTGCTCAGAAGTCTGTTACTAAGGCACATCCGATGTTGCTTCGGCCAATGGACTCAGTGCCCGCAACGGTGGCTGTGCACCGCACGCCGTCAGCTTCCACAAGTGAGGAGGCAATGGGGAATCGAGGAAATTTCACGCTTCAGCAGTCACAACTACCGCTGCCAACGGCCGCGGTGacggagcggcagcagctgtggtCGTCGTACAACAACAACCACCCTCCCGCCTCGTTCACCGTCACTACTGTGTCACCGTTCGTGGATCGCATGAACGCTGAAGTACCCAGTGCGATGGCGCCTCAGTCCGCAGAGGCACCGACGGTACACGACGAGACAGCGCAGTCCCACCTAAGAGAGAGTAAGGGGATGCTGTTTTCCTCGCCCCTTTCGCCATCGCAACTGCCTTCGCTTTCCCTCCCGCgacccaccgccgccgcagacgACCCGGCGGAGCTCTTCTACGATTTACCACGTGAGGTGGGCCACTTCTACGCaacgcggcgcagcatcACATCGCTGTACGACTGGCAGCACGACTTGCTCACACTCCCCGAAGTTCGGCAGGGCGGCAGCTTTGTCTACAGTCTCCCCACCAGCGGTGGCAAGTCACTGGTCGCCGAGCTGAGCCTCCTGCGGTGTGTGCTGAACCGCCGCAAGTCGTGCTTTCTCGTCCTGCCCTTTGTATCACtggcggaggagaagacgatggcgctgcagccactgACGGCTGCATTCGACTTCAACGTGGATGGCCACTACGGCAGCTCCGGTCGCTTTCCGCTTTGCCAGGCCCCTGCCATTTACGTCTGCACGATCGAAAAGGCAAACTCGTTGCTGAATCACATGCTCGAGGAAGGCCGTACAGAGGAGATTggggcagtggtggtggacgAGCTGCACATGGTCGGCGAGCCTCGGCGAGGCGGGACACTGGAGCTGTTTCTTTCCAAGGTGCTCGTGATCAACgcgatgcggcagcggcagcgtgaCTTCGTGGCTGCACCAGCGTCGCAGGGGCGTCAGAGTGCGTGCGATACGGCGCCAGGTCGGCCGGAAGAGTTGGAAGGCGTCGAGGAGAACTTGCATGAGACGGCGGTCCTGACGGGCATATCGAGGGCGGCTGTAGATCCCGGCCCTCTGCAGATCATTGGCATGAGCGCCACAGTCCCCAACCTCCGCACCATTGCTGAGTGGCTCCGTGCGGTGTGTTTTGAGTGCAACTTCCGCcccgtgccgctgcgcgccTACAGCGTCGTTTGCGGCCTCGTGCTACGCGATGGTCATCACAACGAGCGCAacctcagcggcagctccaCCACGCAACATCTTCTGGAGCTCGCGACGGAGGTGCCGGATGCGTCGGTCCTGATTTTCTGCGCAAGTCGTCAGCAGTGCGTTGACACTGCGAGGGGCATCGTCAACTACCTCAAGGCTCAGGCCATTGCCAGCCAAAAGATGCCGTCCGCGGTGATGGCAGGTTGTAGCGATGTGACGGTGGAGGCACAACACGTCTCTGCTCTCGGCGTACCTTTCTCAAGCTTAATGAAAGGACAGGCCccagcggctgcggtggcagcggtgccgcctcAGGCCTCGCCTGCGATCAAAAGCCTCCTTGCGGACCTCGAGGCCCTCACGCACTACGAAGCCTCACAGCTCAGCGAGGTGATTCCCTTCGGGGTGGCGTTTCACCACGGCGGTCTCCTTGCCGAGGAGCGTGACCTCATCGAGACGGCGTTCCGCCGCAATCATATCCGCATCCTGTGCTGCACCTCTACGCTGGCGGCTGGTGTGAACCTGCCTGCGAGGCGGGTGATCATCAAAACACCGTACGTTGGCCGCGAGTTTCTCACGAAGTCGCGCTACCTGCAGATGTGCGGTCGTGCCGGTCGAGCTGGGTCGAACACGTACGGTGAGTCGTTCCTGCTGCTGAGTAGTCGTGATCAGGCGCGCGGCCACGCTCTCATGCACGCCTGCGTGGAGCCATGCTGCAGCCAGCTCCTGGAAGACAACCAAACGTTCACCCGCTCGCTGCTTGAGTGCGTTGGAGTCGGGCTGGTGGTGGACCGTCAAAGCGCCTGCCAGTGGAGTGAGTCACTGCTGAGCAGGTGGGCGGTGGGGCCGGTGGACACGGTGTGGCAGCCGTtcatcgctgcagctgccacctCATCTGCGTCCGCGAGCTCTAAAGGCGCCTCTCCCACAGCGGCCGCGAATGGCATGCGCGGAAGTGCCGCTGATCTTTTCCACGCTTCACAACTTGTCTATGACGATGACAATGTTGCTGCACAGAGCTCAGAGGGCAGCCGGtcggcgcctgcgcctcctgcccCACTCCCCTCCCAGTCCGCCTCGCCATCTCTTCCGTCTCTGCCGTGCGTGCCGCCGGCTGCCATGAACGCGATGGTACGCGCCTCGCTAGCCACACTTGCACGTTGCGGCTTCATCCGCATCGTTGATGcacgcagcgacagcagcagcggcagcggcaacgacATCCGCTCAGTCACCGACACTCGCGCGGATGGCAGTGGCAGTACTGCTActggtgcggcagctgaaAAGACCAGCGGTTCCGCATCGAGTGCCGCTCTCGAGGCGTTGCTGAGCCGCGTATTCGACGACAGCCATGCAGATGCTTcagcagagacgcacaaCGCCTGCCACGTGCAGGTGCTTGTGACACCGTTCGGTAGCTCATCTGTTCGCTCATGCTTTAGTATAGAGGaagctctgctgctgcgcgacgagCTAGACGAGTTATGCCACACCGGTCTCATCCTCTCTGACGACCTGCACCTTTGCTACTTCCTCACGCCTCTGCGGGAGGTGGGGAAGTGCGACTGGGAGTTACTGCGGCTCATGATGTCCCGCATGAGTGACAGTCGTCAGCGCATTGCGAGCCTGCTCGGGGTCGATGCCTTCTTTGTCGACCAGCAAGCGATGGGCCTTGGCGGTCCACTGGAGGCCACCGACGAGGGTCGACGGCGCCTTTTCACGGCAAAGCGGTTCTACGTGGCGCTGATGCTGGCGGATGTGCTGGCTGAGGTGCCAATGGCAACGGTAGAGCAGCGGTATGATGTGAGCCGCGGGCAGCTACAGAACCTGATGCGCTCCGCTTCGATgttcagcagctccatcaCGAGTTTTTGCCATGCGATGGAGTGGTTTTCACTGGAGGCGGTGCTCTCGTCTTTTGTCAAGCGACTTGGCTTCGGTGTGAAGCCGGacttgctgccgctgatggAGGTACGTGGGATGCAGCCACCACGGGCGAGGGCGCTGTGGAACGCCGGCTTCAAGAGGCTCGCTACAATTGCGGCGGCCGACGCGGAGGACATGGTGTCAAAGGTGAAGGCGATGAACCCAAAGGACAGCAAGACGGCGAAATTTTTTACGAAGCGCTCGGCGTTGATGACTATTAGGGAAGCGAACCTCGCCTTGCAGTCGCAAATccaagagaagaagggcgagctgcaggagctggcgGTTCGTtggggcggtggcggagtTGGCCTTCGTGGTGTGCGCTGA
- a CDS encoding putative Ran-binding protein gives MRICLPQTMVDVSDFRQVPDNQEVYADASTGTSVIVELLRRQTHVRNTEAGVFFYHDLAKDNGCAPESISQEETSTLPPSAYPHLVASASSVPPAACGLAAPQSCDFACLTTGLQRISKFSNEKGKENDIFVGLAVLRLTPPVSTEILVSVSCPAWLHPESSEARVVKRLLTEQERLQLLHTAVASLEVVEWGLFVPEEE, from the coding sequence ATGCGCATTTGCCTCCCTCAGACGATGGTCGACGTCTCCGACTTCCGCCAAGTGCCGGATAACCAGGAGGTGTACGCGGACGCGAGCACGGGGACCTCCGTCATCGTGGAACTGCTCAGACGGCAGACACATGTCCGCAACACCGAGGCCGGCGTCTTCTTCTATCATGACCTCGCCAAAGACAATGGGTGTGCGCCGGAGAGCATCTCTCAGGAGGAGACCTCCACGCTCCCACCGTCGGCGTACCCGCACCTGGTGGCATCGGCGTCTTCAGTCCCACCCGCTGCATGTGGCTTGGCGGCCCCGCAGTCATGCGACTTCGCGTGCCTCACGACagggctgcagcgcatctcCAAATTTTCAAatgagaaggggaaggagaatGACATATTTGTTGGactggcagtgctgcggctcACGCCGCCTGTATCGACGGAGATACTCGTCTCAGTGTCGTGCCCGGCATGGCTGCACCCTGAGAGCTCAGAGGCAAGGGTGGTCAAACGACTACTCACCGAgcaggagcgcctgcagttGCTGCACACGGCGGTCGCCTCGCTGGAGGTTGTCGAGTGGGGTCTGTTCGTGCCCGAGGAGGAGTAG
- a CDS encoding DHHC zinc finger domain-like protein produces the protein MLCCGYCTPTFVALLIIGLALTSDAYCAYMIFRYKNDVWRVIVSLIVLVLTTVIAPLVLWSYYAIIFCSPGFVPHDPWAYPPLYAGPPLHPRASGEGTTSPSMHSCLRQQQQPHQVTAQMLQAGAPGSLTKWPPSTLGISRPPMTSSALAPAISDDTDCVNPLLADHPQSSPDSTFAAEANSGAPHARDSIDVITIHVDEVAAPSSHSPCQSLPLHEQRVGPAGYFPALLTKSPEQHQDAGPPVYLNPYSVTTLDRNGGLRFCYTCQQYKPDDAHHCRVCRRCVYNFDHHCPFVNNCVGRNNYKLFIIFLLYSGVGATLAGFLMIVVLFAVDQDPFTSKIGWISLPGVDLILGLSLLMFYCQHWVLLHKGQSTLDSLTAGSKSGSQGILCCCEGTRINSEKKANEAQRQKEKVERHIRTLLGKELVWWRRYSPRPVRTDDTADDTVPGNV, from the coding sequence ATGCTGTGCTGCGGTTACTGCACGCCTACCTTCGTTGCGCTTCTCATCATCGGGCTCGCGCTCACGAGTGACGCCTACTGCGCCTACATGATTTTCCGCTACAAGAACGATGTCTGGCGCGTCATCGTGTCCCTAATTGTGCTTGTCTTGACCACTGTCATTGCCCCTCTAGTACTGTGGTCGTACTACGCCATCATCTTCTGCTCTCCAGGCTTTGTGCCACACGATCCGTGGGCGTACCCACCCTTGTATGCCGGTCCTCCACTCCACCCACGCGCCAGTGGCGAAGGGACCACTTCTCCATCAATGCACTCGTGTTTgcgtcagcagcaacagccacaTCAGGTTACAGCACAGATGCTTCAGGCGGGCGCGCCCGGCTCACTGACGAAGTGGCCTCCTAGCACACTGGGCATAAGTCGACCACCCATGACCAGCAGCGCTCTCGCACCTGCCATCTCAGACGATACGGACTGCGTCAACCCACTGCTGGCTGATCACCCCCAGTCCTCACCAGACAGCACTTTCGCCGCCGAGGCCAATAGTGGTGCTCCTCACGCTAGAGACAGCATCGATGTGATCACCATCCACGTTGAtgaggtggcagcgccatcgaGCCACAGCCCATGCCAATCGCTACCGCTGCACGAGCAGCGTGTTGGGCCGGCTGGCTACTTCCCTGCTCTACTCACAAAGTCACCAGAGCAGCATCAGGACGCCGGTCCGCCTGTGTATTTGAATCCCTATTCGGTGACAACGTTGGACCGTAACGGAGGCCTTCGTTTCTGCTACACGTGTCAGCAGTACAAGCCAGACGATGCTCATCACTGTCGCGTCTGTCGCCGGTGCGTGTACAACTTCGACCATCACTGTCCCTTCGTGAACAACTGCGTCGGCCGCAATAACTACAAACTATTCATCATCTTCTTGCTCTACAGCGGCGTTGGCGCGACGCTGGCGGGCTTCCTGATGATCGTGGTACTCTTTGCCGTTGACCAAGACCCCTTTACGAGCAAAATCGGCTGGATCTCGCTGCCCGGGGTGGATCTGATCTTGGGCCTTTCACTGCTGATGTTTTACTGCCAGCACTGGGTTCTCCTGCACAAGGGGCAGAGCACGTTGGATAGTCTCACGGCGGGCAGCAAGAGCGGCTCTCAGGGTAttctttgctgctgcgaggGCACCCGGATCAACTCGGAGAAGAAGGCCAATGAAGCGCAGCGACAGAAGGAAAAAGTAGAGCGGCACATCCGCACGCTGTTGGGCAAGGAGTTGGTATGGTGGCGGCGGTATTCCCCGCGGCCAGTGCGAACAGATGACACCGCAGATGATACCGTACCGGGGAATGTCTGA